GCGGCGCCAAGGACCGCTACCGCGTCGCCAGCACCACCAAGACCTTCGTGTCGACCGTGCTGCTCCAGCTGGAGGCGGAGGGGGAGATCCGGCTCGACGACACCGTCGAGCGGTGGCTGCCCGGCGTCGTCCACGGGCATGGCCATGACGGCGGCAAGATCACCGTACGCCAACTCCTCAACCACACCAGCGGTATCTACAACTGGACCCTGGACCCGGAGATCCAACGGACGCTGTTCGGCAAGGAGTTCCTCAAACACCGCCATCGCACCTGGACCCCCGAGCAGCAGGTGCGGATCGCCATGCGCCATGAGCCGAGATTCGCGCCGGGCCAGGGCTGGAACTACTCCGACACCAACTACATCGTGGCCGGAATGATCATCAAGAAGGTCACCGGCCAGTCGTACGGGGACGAGATCCGCCGGCGCATCATCGAGCCACTCGACCTGAAGGCCACGAGCCTGCCCGGTACCGACTCGCAGTTGCCGCAGCCGAGCAGCCGGGCCTACTCGACATTGCGGGACCCGGAAGGGAAGAAGACGTACGACGTCACCGAGTACAACCCGTCCGTCGCCGGCACGGCGGGCGAGATGATCTCCGACTCGGCGGATCTGAACCGCTTCTTCACGGCACTGATGCGCGGCAAGCTGCTGCCGAAGCAGCAGCTTGCCGAGATGATGACGACCGTCCCGATGGACGAGGAGAACCCAGACCTCCGTTACGGCCTCGGCCTCCGCCGGTCCAAGGCGAGTTGCGGCAAGGAAGTCTGGGCACACGGCGGCAGCTTCCACGGCACGGTCGCGGTCGGCGCGACGACCCGCGACGGCAGCCACGCACTGGCGGCCAACTTCAACGGCGAATGGGCCGGCG
Above is a genomic segment from Streptomyces sp. NBC_01381 containing:
- a CDS encoding serine hydrolase, with translation MATRTMRFGLAATAAAAAMTASSFAAPAVADPAAASALAPDRDRHRSTQQAMDAAVKDGVPGVTGQAMDKYGTWNGTSGVGNLKTQQPRGAKDRYRVASTTKTFVSTVLLQLEAEGEIRLDDTVERWLPGVVHGHGHDGGKITVRQLLNHTSGIYNWTLDPEIQRTLFGKEFLKHRHRTWTPEQQVRIAMRHEPRFAPGQGWNYSDTNYIVAGMIIKKVTGQSYGDEIRRRIIEPLDLKATSLPGTDSQLPQPSSRAYSTLRDPEGKKTYDVTEYNPSVAGTAGEMISDSADLNRFFTALMRGKLLPKQQLAEMMTTVPMDEENPDLRYGLGLRRSKASCGKEVWAHGGSFHGTVAVGATTRDGSHALAANFNGEWAGDIEAVIDAEFCGK